The Anguilla anguilla isolate fAngAng1 chromosome 2, fAngAng1.pri, whole genome shotgun sequence genome contains the following window.
CGCAAACTTCCCTCCAGACCCAGGCTCTACTGCAGCTGGCGGCTGCGGGAGAAACCAGCTCCCGAGAGAGACAGACCGGACCCCCCGTGGCTCTCCATCTACCAAAAATGACCCCGGAGGACGACGCAGAGGCGTTCCTTGAGGGGTTTGAGGTGGCCGCGGGGGCAAGTAAATGGCCGGAGGAGGAGTGGGTCGTCCGTCTCCTGCCCCTCTTGACTGGGGAAGCACAACGGGCGGCACACAGCTTACCCCCCACAGCGCGGACGGTCTACGGCAACCTAAAGAAGGCGGTCCTGGACCGTCTGGGATACAGCCCGGAAGAACACCGGCGACGGTTCAGGGAGACGGCCCTGGCCAGAGAGGACCGACCGTTCGCATACGCGCAGAGACTGCTGGACATGGCGCGTCGGTGGCTGCGACCAGAACTCCGGTCAGCAGACgaggtggtggagctggtggcCCTCGAACGCTTTATCGATGGCCTCCCGGCGGAGACGGCGAATTGGGTGAGGTGCCATCGGCCGACCGGGTTGGCGGCCGCCGTCACCCTGGCGGAGGACCACCTGGCGCTCTACCCCCGCGGCcagtcacagcagcagcagcagcagcagcaaggacgGGCAGACACGGCTCCGCGCAGGAGAGCCCTTCCTCGTTCCCttccttcccccctttcttcctcccttccccgTGCCCAAACCCCCGCATTTTCCCGCAAcaacccttttttttctgtttccccagccccaggctcagtggcggcGGGATACGACCCACAGAGAGCTCCTCAGACGcccggaccggggtgttggcggtgcggacaaCCGGGTCACCTGCGCCGCGAGTGCCCGCTCatggaggtggggcaggtggtccGTGTTGTCGGCCCGCCCACCTCCGCTCCCGATCCAGACGGAGCGTACTGTATTCCGGTAAGGattcaagggagtgaacaccaggCGCTGTTGGACTCAGGGGCTATGCAGACCATGATTCGACAAAGCCTGGTTCGACCCGAGGCGTTGTTAGAAGCATCAAGGGTATctataaggtgtgtgcatggggatttACACGAGTACCCTATAGTCTCAGTGGAAATTCGGTGTCAagggaaaaagcataaaataaaggctgcggttagctcccgcctctcgcaccctctgattttaggcactgattggccggggTTCCGCCAGGCAGCTGGTAAGGTAGGGGGGGTGCGTTCACGACAGCTagggctgtgtgatgtgtgtgctgctgtcagcggtGACGCGGGGTCGTCCGACGCAGCAGAGGGGGAGCCGGCACCAGTGGAGCCTCAGGGGGAGACTCTGCAGGTGCCGGTGTTTCGCCccatggaggatttcccactcgagcagtctcg
Protein-coding sequences here:
- the LOC118220739 gene encoding uncharacterized protein LOC118220739, translated to MEHSQEQGETPQPVVALARMLEGMAAMQERQAAMHAEQLEALRAQTSLQTQALLQLAAAGETSSRERQTGPPVALHLPKMTPEDDAEAFLEGFEVAAGASKWPEEEWVVRLLPLLTGEAQRAAHSLPPTARTVYGNLKKAVLDRLGYSPEEHRRRFRETALAREDRPFAYAQRLLDMARRWLRPELRSADEVVELVALERFIDGLPAETANWVRCHRPTGLAAAVTLAEDHLALYPRGQSQQQQQQQQGRADTAPRRRALPRSLPSPLSSSLPRAQTPAFSRNNPFFSVSPAPGSVAAGYDPQRAPQTPGPGCWRCGQPGHLRRECPLMEVGQVVRVVGPPTSAPDPDGAYCIP